The proteins below come from a single Roseiflexus sp. RS-1 genomic window:
- a CDS encoding sensor histidine kinase: MHPFPADPSSVSDASQPTSRWVVAGWMAIVLVVPSALALERIFPALDRPYPVASPLYFAGIASTAAIIGTVALVIVITAWQALDNRMLAVGLGLLGGAATALVHALWAASQPDATPECPIISLAIVGIWIVIGTFEASPVAQDRRQRAWRYVAPFTMLLAFSIGWLFVPVAPEIEALIRLLTVIACGFALWRYIQLYRRSSIRLSPAFLAALALLGEATTIQQIAAPVYNLSFWLSHAAGIAALALMAYAAFFEVRDRRQRGLIDRAAFELVRPAMVEAIDALIESLERREPLSVELRTRLQRDASLSPLQIDALENLAITAARERRQREELEQLDAMRQQSERNVTLLAQMVIHDLKNPLTALIGFLELLSTGELNDPQRALIESALRTGRNLAGLVDDLLDLARYNEGRLRLRLSDVSLPDLCAECAIELSGWLAYESKTLILDVPQTLPTIRADSRLLRRVLLNLLSNALKHTPYGTTIMLRAWREPHPDGGEQTVIEVADTGPGIPPDQIERIFEPFVGAGESRPARQSSTGLGLAFCKMAVDAHGGTIEVSSFPGDGATFRIRLPDR; encoded by the coding sequence GTAGCGTCGCCGCTCTACTTTGCAGGGATTGCAAGCACTGCGGCGATCATCGGAACGGTGGCGCTGGTCATCGTCATCACAGCGTGGCAGGCGCTCGACAATCGCATGCTGGCGGTTGGTCTGGGATTGCTGGGAGGTGCTGCAACGGCTCTGGTGCATGCGCTGTGGGCGGCATCACAGCCCGATGCAACGCCTGAATGTCCCATCATCAGCCTCGCTATCGTCGGCATCTGGATTGTGATCGGCACATTCGAGGCATCGCCTGTCGCCCAGGATCGGCGGCAGCGTGCGTGGCGATATGTAGCGCCTTTTACCATGCTCCTCGCCTTCAGTATCGGATGGCTGTTCGTCCCTGTGGCACCGGAGATCGAAGCGCTCATCCGTCTGTTGACCGTGATCGCCTGCGGTTTTGCGCTCTGGCGGTACATTCAATTATACCGTCGATCATCGATCCGTCTCTCGCCTGCGTTCCTGGCTGCTCTTGCATTGTTGGGAGAAGCAACGACAATCCAGCAGATCGCCGCGCCGGTATACAATCTCTCGTTCTGGTTGTCCCACGCTGCAGGCATTGCCGCGCTTGCATTGATGGCATACGCTGCATTTTTTGAGGTACGTGACCGAAGGCAGCGTGGCCTTATCGATCGCGCCGCCTTCGAACTGGTGCGTCCGGCAATGGTGGAAGCCATAGATGCGTTGATTGAGTCGCTGGAGCGTCGTGAGCCGCTTTCGGTGGAACTGCGCACCCGGCTCCAGCGCGATGCCAGCCTGTCTCCTCTCCAGATCGACGCGCTGGAGAACCTTGCCATCACTGCCGCGCGTGAGCGACGTCAGCGTGAAGAGTTGGAACAACTCGACGCAATGCGCCAGCAGAGCGAACGCAACGTCACATTACTGGCACAGATGGTCATCCACGATCTCAAGAATCCGTTGACGGCGTTGATCGGATTTCTTGAGTTGTTGAGCACGGGCGAGTTGAACGACCCGCAACGTGCGCTGATCGAGAGTGCGCTGCGCACCGGACGCAACCTGGCGGGATTGGTCGATGATCTGCTCGATCTGGCGCGTTACAACGAAGGTCGTCTGCGCCTGCGTCTGAGTGATGTATCACTTCCCGATCTCTGCGCTGAGTGTGCCATCGAACTTTCCGGATGGCTGGCATACGAGTCGAAAACCCTGATCCTCGATGTGCCGCAGACACTCCCGACAATACGCGCTGATAGTCGTTTGCTGCGCCGGGTTTTGCTGAATCTGCTCTCGAACGCGCTCAAACACACCCCCTACGGAACGACGATTATGCTGCGCGCCTGGCGTGAGCCGCATCCCGACGGCGGCGAGCAGACGGTTATCGAGGTCGCCGATACCGGTCCGGGCATCCCCCCTGATCAGATCGAACGGATATTCGAGCCATTCGTTGGGGCAGGTGAGAGTCGCCCTGCTCGTCAGAGCAGCACCGGTCTGGGGCTTGCCTTCTGTAAAATGGCGGTTGACGCCCACGGCGGAACCATCGAGGTCAGCAGTTTCCCCGGCGATGGCGCAACGTTCCGCATCAGGCTGCCCGATCGTTGA
- the hisZ gene encoding ATP phosphoribosyltransferase regulatory subunit, which yields MGSSIDAVRGMRDILPSEVTVQRATAAAIERVLGAYGYEPIDLPIIEQRDLYLRKLGEELVGKVYEFTFNGRDLALRPEWTASVLRAYVARMQDQPLPLRLRYAGPVFRNERPQRATYRQFTQIGVELIGGAAPRADAECLALACEGLVAAGVTRFTVRIGHIGLIRSLLASLGLSERTQGRLAWRLERLREHGVAAVRAELDAHPASFPVDPALLDGIDDQRAEALLLHALREIGVNLRFGTRPPEAIVGRLVRKLRRSESSEQIDQALELLDRLCRIEGGPDEALERAGALLRDYPVTGLEELHAILRLATAHSVAPECLKLDFGLGRGLHYYTGMIFEIYSDDGLQLCGGGRYDDLVNALGGRQSTPAVGFAYGLERVVAAASPAAALPCPPVVMVVATDDGSYPYALEVARLLRAHGYTAMTDVRMRGVSSNLRDADRRGVRFVAVVGADERAQRCMSWRDLERHEEMLIALTDIPPIKR from the coding sequence GTGGGATCAAGTATCGATGCTGTGCGCGGTATGCGCGATATCCTGCCGTCGGAAGTGACGGTGCAGAGAGCAACAGCTGCAGCAATCGAGCGCGTGCTGGGTGCGTATGGCTACGAACCTATCGATCTGCCGATCATCGAACAGCGCGACCTCTACCTGCGCAAGCTGGGTGAAGAGCTGGTCGGCAAGGTCTATGAGTTCACGTTCAACGGGCGTGATCTGGCGTTGCGACCGGAGTGGACGGCTTCGGTCCTGCGCGCTTATGTTGCGCGTATGCAGGATCAACCGCTGCCTCTGCGCCTGCGTTATGCCGGCCCGGTCTTTCGGAATGAGCGACCACAGCGCGCCACCTATCGTCAGTTCACGCAGATCGGCGTTGAGTTGATCGGCGGCGCGGCGCCGCGCGCCGATGCCGAGTGTCTGGCGCTGGCGTGCGAGGGGTTGGTCGCGGCAGGCGTGACGCGCTTTACAGTGCGCATTGGTCATATCGGTCTGATTCGCTCGCTGCTTGCATCGCTGGGGTTGAGTGAACGAACCCAGGGCAGGCTGGCGTGGCGACTGGAACGCCTTCGTGAGCACGGGGTCGCAGCAGTGCGCGCAGAACTGGACGCGCACCCCGCTTCATTCCCTGTTGATCCTGCGCTTCTCGATGGGATCGACGATCAGCGCGCCGAGGCATTGCTGCTGCACGCGCTGCGTGAAATCGGAGTCAACCTGCGTTTCGGCACTCGACCGCCAGAAGCGATCGTTGGTCGCCTGGTACGCAAACTGCGACGCAGCGAGTCGTCCGAGCAGATTGACCAGGCGCTCGAATTGCTTGACCGGTTGTGCCGGATCGAAGGCGGACCCGACGAGGCGCTGGAACGTGCCGGAGCGTTGCTGCGCGATTATCCTGTGACCGGTCTCGAGGAGTTGCATGCGATCCTGCGCCTGGCTACAGCGCACAGCGTGGCGCCGGAGTGTCTGAAGCTCGATTTTGGGTTGGGTCGTGGGTTGCACTATTACACCGGCATGATCTTCGAGATCTACTCGGACGACGGCTTGCAGTTGTGTGGCGGCGGGCGCTACGATGATCTGGTGAATGCGCTGGGCGGGCGTCAATCGACACCGGCGGTCGGTTTTGCCTACGGGTTGGAACGGGTCGTGGCTGCGGCATCGCCTGCTGCCGCTCTTCCCTGTCCGCCGGTTGTGATGGTGGTTGCAACCGACGATGGCAGTTATCCGTATGCGCTGGAAGTGGCGCGCCTCCTGCGGGCGCACGGCTATACGGCGATGACCGATGTGCGTATGCGCGGTGTGAGTAGCAACCTGCGCGACGCTGATCGTCGGGGTGTGCGTTTCGTTGCCGTGGTCGGCGCCGATGAGCGTGCGCAGCGGTGCATGTCCTGGCGTGATCTGGAGCGACACGAAGAGATGCTCATTGCTCTGACGGATATCCCGCCGATCAAAAGGTGA